ttttcatgaaagttgtcTAAAATAAATTCATCTGATAACTTTGACAGACGTCACAGACCAAGAAGAGGAGCTGAAACAGCCATCAAAGCTCTCTTTCTGCTGTAATCCCCTCAATCCAAATCCCAACAAACACACTCATCATTTCTTCATATTTTTCCGGTTGGTCTCTttcttgaattattatttaaataattcaCAGAGAAGAAAAATACACAGAGAGATATTCACACAGTGGGTGGCGGTTGTATTGTACTTCTGGTGTGgattgaagaggaagaagaacatCGGCCGCCATGGCGATGCGCGAGCTCGTGACCGGCGGAGCAGCTTGTGCGGTTCCGGGCCAATCTTCTTCCTGTTAGCCTTATtaggttatacaattaaaacacaaacgaatgAGTGACTAACCTGATTCCAACGGTAGCCATGGAAGTCGAACACGAAAGGAACTGGGCATGGCAACACCAAGATCTTCTATAAGTTCCTAGCCGAATACAACTACTCTATGGGAAGCATTATGTTGTGTGTTCTAGGGCTTATAGGGACCGGTGTTTTATATAGgctaaaagctagggtttccatccataaaggaaaccTAAACTTACTTTATTAGTCTCCAAGTcaagtatcataatcatattcaattaaggattccatcaatcctatttccaatataagacaccttatataggattgatatctttaagagatcaaatcacaattaacattattctccaatattacattcctattacatatagtagaccacttaaaggttgatttatattggataaatccaacattctcccacttggtctaCAAAATGTAATATTCATGTTTATACTTGAGATTGGAGACTAATGTCACTTTAGTGGCCATGTAACAGTGATTACATCTCGTCCTTAATGCAGCTTTTGTCAAATGCATTTCTTAACATGGAACTAACAAGGTTGTAGAGTTGACACAACCCAGAACCTTCATAATCACACATGCTAAGATCCTCattcacatgaaacacaaattatgatcaagagatgaaactttaaaattaaattttaaattaaccaaaatgtCTTACTTTATATCATCTCAGGTCCACCTTATTGTAACTCACAAGTTACACTTTATGCTTTTTCGAAGCCTTAAATCTGCCAATGCAGATATCCTTCATCTAATGAAACCACCATAACCTGCAGGGGTGAATACATCTCCAAAACAATCATGCATCAGTTTCATTAGACCGATAACAATACAAACAATGTTTGTAACCAACGGACACAACTGAAAATACCAAATAGGCACATGTCCAAGTAAAATATCccaaaacttcataaaacaaattaattcaacacttgtgagcaagatgaattaatatgtttttgacATTGATCTATGCACCATACCAGTTACTTTCATAGTGATTTCCAACACCTGCGGGCAAGATGGAAATCCTTACAACTGAGGCAATGCACAAATCATGTCATGCCATTTAATATGCAATTTGATAACAACTTGATATCTGATATATATTTTATCAGATTATTGACTAGCACACGAAAAATGTGACTTAATGAATCCAACtggagattaaaatgaatacatggattctatacataccttataggtcatctgcaactgtaaggcattactaacacgaaactcaaactcccactgatctgcaacatcattacttaatttgcaaatcaatacTTAAATCATACTTTTGAAAATATGCCTTTGGGAATAGCCTTACTTAGTCAATGACTGCATATTACCTCAATGAAAGGTACAACTAAGCATGAAAGCATTCACTGCTGTTTACACAAAAAACGTGCATCCAACAACCATCGTATATGTATTAATAAGTCCACATTTATGCTAAGTCCTTATGAGCCCCAAAACAAATGATCAACCGAGAAATCCAAATGATTGGCAGTAACAGAAAAATGCACGCATATACCAAGTATACATTCGTGCAACTTAAACATATTATAGACATTCAAGCAACACAAATTCATGGAAGATAGAATAACTCTTTAATAGATTCATGCAAGACCACTTAATGCTCACAATTTTAGAATAACTCCCACTAAGTTTTCAGAGTTTATActtgcaaataagttaatgagtgtgaagcccaatttttgttcactaattctcccacttgggcaaacactctttcaaagatgtacctaaaaaaatttctctatattttagacataataaaatagacatcTCAACCAACATAAAGTTGTCAAAACAGAATTTCAGCAATGAGTTACACCTACTTTAGaatttatcataattaatttacaagcttGATTGCTACCAAAGTTATACTGATCAAAATTGACATACTaatcttcataaaataaaaatatagagCCGTTTTGGGTCAAAATAGTAGTCTAAAATCATGTCTCAAAAAGACCAACACAATCTGCCAGTAAAACTGCCTATACGAGCATGTGTTACTAGTAAATTCACCATAATTAACATACATGGCAGAAAATTACGAAACTTTTCAGACACATATTAGACATCTATATGTTaaacatatccaaaattcagGTCATTTGGTGACCATTAGACATGTCATTCACCCGATTTAAATCAAGATACGTAATCTGCCAGAAACAATTATGTGCTTCTATCATGAATTTATGCATccataacaaattcaatttcatatcatttcaatttcgatGTCCAAAGGAAACTTTAGTAGTCAAATTTCATCCTCTAAACTGACATCatagttcaaattgaaaagattttCAAGCATAAAGACTTAAACAATGCGTACCTTAGCAATCATTGATTAACCTTCATGGGTCCAATACTTTTCATCAACAAGTCTCATGAAGAGACACAAAATACGTCATGATGCAACCGATTTCCATGCCTTCAAACCACAACCTTTTATGGGGCTCATTGTGGAAATATTTGTCACTAATGGCATGGAACTTTATCCCAATAAACTGcatgaaactaaattaatttacacctgtaggcaagaaaATTAACTAGTTTCTAGTACTAGATTTTATGTCACAAAAGTTCCTTaatgaaaaacttcaacacctgtAGGCAAGATGAAGGTTTTCACAACTTATGTGAAATAAAACCCATACTATGCcatcttaattaaactaaaagaagTAATCCGCACCTGTAGGCAAGGAGATTATcccttttattctaattaagatGCAAAGTTGACCGAAGTAACTCAAAAATACAGTCTCATCATCAACTGAGCCATTGCGGCTTGCTTAGTTGAAATGACATTGATCAACTCCGCCCTGAAACGATACAAGATGTCACATGAATTAATTAACTGtaagtgacaaaattatgataacTTGATTCGAGCTTCAAGTCTTGCCAACAAATGGCACTAATTCCTTCATGACTCCCTTTGACATTAAATTAATCTCAAGAAACCTGACAGCATACTTGAAAGAGATTAATCACATATAGAACAAATTTTATTCCACCAAAAGAATGTCAATACTTATCATTATGGAGTCAATTGTTTGAATTAGAAATACTTTATGTAATGCAAAAGAACAATACAttcctttaatttaaaaactaaatcgCTCAAATGTTTTCTTAAGTCAAACgggttccttttcttttgtatcTTTCTTTCCGTAGTACAAGACTCCTAAAACATTAGCATCAAAATCGTGCATTAGCCTTGTAAATACCAATTAAATTAAAGGAACaaccaaaattattttcttccatAGAAAACATCTCGAATATATATGCCCTACATTAGCCTTGAaaagtttcttttcttctccccttaTGGCACATAAAAATTTACTAATTAAAACACTGTTTAAATTCTTTAGGCATAGGAAAAACCACAAACAGTAATACATGTTTGAAAAATCCATGCTTATCAATTTAgtcacatactttgaatgaaatacaTACCTCATGCCTTCATATGTTCATTACTTCTTTATAAACATATGTATAATCACATGATTAACCAAAAACTATAATGCAACACATTCCAAGCTCACGACAATGTTTAAAAATTGCATCATCCCATACATGCTGGAACCAACACGCCATTTGCTTAATTATGTTGCcaaaatttatattaaattacCTTCATGTATAAGAAATACATTATATTCATTGACAAGCATGTATAAAGTTGATATGCGGAGAACTTAACATATGCATCCTTGAAACATAACTTTAATATATGTTATCACAATCATAGGCACAATATATCCGAATAGTATTGATAAATTATAGGATATGACTAATTTCGTCTCCTACAATCAGAAAGATGTAACGACATGGTTGGATTTTGCAGGAACAATATAACACTTCATGACTCCAACATAACCATTCCTTATATAATTTATCATGAAGACCAAAAGGAAAGATCATACTAGAATTTCATAACCGATGTAATACGAACTTCTTCATTGGGCTTGTTCGACTGAGGGATCTTAAGAAATTCTCCAATGCAAGGTTAGAACACATGTAAATACATATACATGCTATGCGAACTATAGATACATAATTGGCTTTAGAAAATTATGTATACTTTGCTTGATCAAACAATTGCTGGCACTTATGCAATTATTTCTTGTCACATTAGCGTATCACCCGTAGCAATTCATATAGAATATAACTTATGGAAAACAATATTAGTTCTTATTCAATAAACATATGCCCATTTAGATACGTAttgccaaaatatataaaaattggATCCATATTCATGACATACTTAACCGATACATGGTAATCAATGTATGTACATGTTCTACAATAATTAGCACATCACTCATGCAATTATATCTTTATCTTATTACCAATTTAAGCTTTCAAGGATCAACCCGAATATATATCAACCAAAATACCATAAACCATTATGGAAATTAAAAGTCAATGAAACAAACCATTTTGCTTTGGTAGATGACTTCGTTCTGCTTGCTAATCAGAGGGGCCTCTTCAGTAAGGTCAGAACAAATATAGCATGCTTACAAAAATTGAGATCATCAGTGGCACATggtaaatcaaccaaaaacttaGCATGAAAATTGAAATAGAATCTCTGAAATATTCCATGGTTTTCAATCGTTGTTAATCCAATAAACTGACGCTAATCTAACTTTCTTAGTCATTCCTTTATCAGAACTATTGGTGGTAATCTATTTTGACTAATCAAATTGGCTTTTGTTGATCAAGCAAGCACATGTAAATAAAACCTGCATAACCAGTGGCTCGACCAAAACTTATTATATGCAAAACAAAGGCCTGCAAAAAATGCCATCAACCTAATCATAGATTATATGTAATTATAATAAGTATAGTCTGGAACACTGTTGGAATTCGAAGCAACCATCAccattatttaaattttatactTCAATCCATGTTTGGATCCCactacaaaatatttacatattagcatgatatatatatatatatatatatatgtatatgcttctCCAAATTCCAATATGATTATACGATTGAAACACAGTTTATAGCTATTTCTGATAAAAATTTCCAGATTCGTGCCATAAGATTAATTAGTAAGAAACAATCTTGATACCATGAACAACACAATCGTAAGTCCTGTCGGCCCTTGCTCTTTAACCGACCTCCATCTGATTCTTAATATGCGATGCATATGTGAAATAGAAAACGTTAAGCACCATGGTTTTCCAATTATACAATTCCATAAAATAATGAATCAACTATATCAATCTTcctttattatagttaatttgatATCATCATTAGGTGCTTCAATTAGAAAAGCCTACGTTTGGAATAAGGTTACCGACCAATGCACGGACGGTTCTCACGTGAACGTCCTTGAACCAATGCAGGGCGTAGATCTCGTTCATGACCGCAGATGTGTCTTCATGCAAGAAGACCTCATCGACCCGGAACACAATTTGAATTTTAAGATCAATACCGCAATCcaaaaaggaaaatattatataatcaaacttcaaacttaataggttttaatcatataaccagtggctctgataccaattgttagcCTTATtaggttatacaattaaaacacaaacgaatgAGTGACTAACCTGATTCCAACGGTAGCCATGGAAGTCGAACACGAAAGGAACTGGGCATGGCAACACCAAGATCTTCTATAAGTTCCTAGCCGAATACAACTACTCTATGGGAAGCATTATGTTGTGTGTTCTAGGGCTTATAGGGACCGGTGTTTTATATAGgctaaaagctagggtttccatccataaaggaaacctaaacttactttattagcctccaagtcaagtatcataatcatattcaattaaggattccatcaatcctatttccaatataagacaccttatataggattgatatctttaagagatcaaatcacaattaacattattctccaatattacattcctattacatatagtagaccacttaaaggttgatttatattggataaatccaacactTCCTCCAATCCTTTCGGCGCCCTCGCCAACGCACTCATCGGCTCCTCCTCCAAGCAGGTtcgtcttctcttcctcctttcaATCTCTCTGTATTTCATTCGTTTCGATCAGCAATTCAGTCGGAAACGGCGGCGACGGCGTCGTTTTGTTGAAATTCTATTTAATTTGTGAACAGGAGGGGTTGAAGGAGATACCTTCGTCGACGCCCACTGCTTCCGAGCCGCAGTTTTATCCCGACGGCCATGGACACCTGCAACAGCTCCCCGGCTCCGAGCTCGACCAGCCGTTTATGCAACCCCGCACTCAGGTTTGACTTCTAAAGCTCCAATCTTTGCCCACTGATTTTACTTCTAGTATTATAATTTACTTACCTTTAATTTTGCTTAATTAGCATTCGTTTTGTGTCAGAGCTCGGAGTTTCTTCGAAACTTCAACTCGGTTGATGGCAACAGACTGCTTGACAATGCGTGGGACGAGATACAGAGTTCTCAGCCCGAGCCTATGCATGTGCATCAACACGACCGCATTTATGATATGAGACCTCATCTTCAACCGACTTTGGATGGTAGATTTCTCAAAGTGCTTGTCTTTGTAGTATTTACCTCTTGATTGTTGCACTTCATTCACAACCTGCTAGGCCTTCCGCTTTGTCCATGTATTTTCGCCTTTATAAGTAACGAGTGAACGACATAAATGGCAAGATTACTTGATCAAGAATGGATATTGGTTTCTATGTTTATCAACATTGGAGATTAGTACAGTTGCTTGTGGAATGAGTGTTTGTCAGAGGCTTTTATGCCCAAAACCTGGCATTTGAATAAGAAAAAACCACATAATAGGCGATACTTTGGAGTTTTGGATTTCGGTGCTgctacttttaattattttatatctTGAAACGTTTAACTTTGAAGTGAGGTAGAAGCTTgaagttttagttttatttttttttcaatttccagTTAATTTTATAGTTCAaccagaaaaaaggaaaagctcTTTTGTTTTACTTCTCTTTTTGGATGAGTTGTAGGTTGTTATCTTCCCGCTTTGTGTAGTACTTTATGCTTAGCCTAAACGCCTGGTCGTTGCTTCTGATCAAATAACCAGGAGTAGGGTCTATCCTCAGCATAAaggattattaatttattttgagATTTATTTATAGTTTTCCCTTCTAAATATGTTTTGCAGGGCCACCACAAAGGGTGTTGTCAAGCTTTTTGCACTCATTTGTTGAAAGTAGTCGTGGTGGAATGCCTTTTCGTCCCACTCCACTTCCAGTGTTAGGATTGTCTGCTGGTGACAAACAATGTATACGTGATCGAACCAGCATCATGGCCCGGCACTTCTTTGCTGATAAAAGTGAAGATTTTATTAATGGGCAGGTTTGAAGTTTCTGTTACCTATATGTTATATTGGAATTTGTCTGTCGTAAATCGAAATGTATCTTCTTTTCTAGTAGTAGCTGTCAGCTTGGTTTGTTTTATGAGCATTCGATAGCACATTTTCTGTTGCCTCATTGTCATTTTTTTGCTTGTCTTTGGGGTTTGTTTCAGAATTTTGTATCTTGGGTTGTTACTTTTCTCTCCAACGAGAATCACAGTCTCAAGAGTTTAGGttaattttgtattttctatttttccaGGTAAATGCACTTTTATCTTCTTTAGATATTGACAGTGATGTCAACAGTAAAGGACCTCTGCCTGCAAGGTTTCGGGAACTGGACGATTATTGGAATGAATCCCAAGCTATAACAAAACCTGGTGCTCACGCTGCGCAAGGATGGGTCACTGAATTTAGCCAACATAGGTTAGATCATGGTGATCCCAATACGTGGGCTCACTCATTTGAGCGACAACCTGGTGCCAATGGTTGGGCTTCTGAATTTGAGCAGGTAAAGGAGTATTGTAGCTTCTGTTTCAATTGCATTCACTGATTCTATATTCACTTGACCTTCATAATGTGATGGAGAACGACACTAGCAACTATTTCTTGCTACCATCGATTTACTAACCAAGGAGGTTGGAAAATGTGTACTTGACCTCATTATTCACCGTCCTCCACCCCACCACAGAGGACGAGCCACAGTTGTTGTAGAAGAGAGGGAATAGAGGTTTGGGACGCCGGAGAAGGGAAGGAATTGTGCCTTTGGTGTCGCCGGAGAAGACAAGCCATGGCTGCCATGGTTGGAAGATGCGCAGATTCGTTGGAGAAAAGACGAAGGGATATGTTTGGTCACATGATTAATAAAAGAAGTGGGTGTTggactagacagtacccaagtaTTACATTGCTGCCCATTAAAAGCTCCGGTCTAGTTGAAATTTGAGTTAACGATTACAAATAGTAAAttctttaaaaattaaaataattataactgttggatcaaattttaacgatccgaatCACTTGATTCTGAGTCTTTAATAGAAGAAATCCGGACTTTGATAAACAAAACATATATCCAAGCAAGTGCAGCAACTGAAATGCATATTCGCCAAATGCTGTTATTTAACAGTGTTTTTTGACCTTTGGTATAGAGCAATGTTGTATCCAGGGGCGAAGCTACATAGGAGCGAAGGGGGGCGGCCGCCCCTCCGCTCGCCGGAAAACAAAGTCAGGAGCGACGCTTGAACCCCCCTGGTTCGCCCGGAAACTGGGAATCGCGGTGGTTCTGTGAAACCAGAAACCTGCACTGTGcgcagggttttttttttaattttaaaatccaGGCCAAAACGACATGTCGTTTTGGGCCtggtaaaaaaaatgtaaattttttgttaaacgGCGTCGTTTATTgtataagaaaattaaaagaaaaaacaaagtggGGGACCACTGGTCCCCATCCCCATTCCAATCCCACCCGTTTCAATTATCCCTACCCTTTTCCCATATTTCACTTTACTCCCCCACCTTTACTCCCCACACGACAAAACCCTCCCCTCCCAAATTTCACTTTCCAAAATTGTCTCAAATCCCAAGAACACAAGCAGCCACCCCGTTTCGTTGGTTGCCACCAGCCCCAGGTCCAACTGTCCAAGATCACTGACTCGCCACGCCTCCAATTAaggtaaaattttaatttatttcaaaCCCTAATTGATTATTGaatacaaatttttgtttgattaatgTAGGATTATAGAGTTATACATTATATGGTTATTGATTATAGATTATTCATATGAATactatgattattgatatttttttttttgaagtacaTAAAAGAGGTGATTGGTGAAGACTTTTACATCATATTTACATTAACATAATAAACCCCAATTCAACCAACCAAAACCCTTATTCAAATGCATTGTTGGTACTTATTAATTACATTCGTAGACTCGTAGTCTACAGACTCTACTCTAggataaaaattgaattcttgattattcATATGATTGTTGGTACTGATTAATTAAAGTCGTAATCTACTCTAGGACTAAGAGTCTAAgatatatttgtttttcttttgttatacaGTTACGTAATGGAACGATATTATAAGAAACAGTGCTTAAATCCTTCTCCAAATATTCCGGATAGTCCTCCTCTTCCTTCAAATATTCTGGGTAGTCCTCCTCCACCTTCAAATATTCCGAGTAGTCTTCCTTCTAGTATTCCGGGTAATGCACAACAAAGTGAGGTTACTGAGTTGGATGATATGAATCTTCCAATTCAACTTGACAATTACATTCATGATATGAAGATGCATAGTGAGTTTTCATCATTGAGAGGAATTAGAGATCTTGCAAAAGAGTTAGTGAAGACCGGGAGGTGTGAGAGCTATATGTTAGTGtataagcttcttacattgactttggtgttaccggttgcaaccgcttcagtggagagagctttttttgctatgaagattgtgaaaacaccattgcGTAACAAAATTGGAGATCAATGATTGAGTGATAGCAtggttgtttacattgagagatatgtattttcttttattgataatgagcctattatgcgaCGTTCTTATGACATGAAACCTCGCCgacaacaattgtaatttgtttgtattgattaattttggaagacattactatataaaaaGATTTAGTTGTTGCCATCTTTTTTTAACCTTGCACCCTTTTAAGTTCGCCCCTCCCCTCGagaaatcctggcttcgccactggttGTATCACTCcgaattattaatattattaaaaaactcAAATATTGTCGGGTTTTCGTTTCATAAGAGCATCTCAAAGAGAAATAACAATTTTTATCTCTCTAAAAGTGTCATTTGCTTATCCTTTGAGAAGTTGTGGCGTGTTTCACATGAGGCTTGTATTAAATATTGAAACCAAGCTATAATGAAAAACTTGATCAAATCTACGAATATAAACTAACATTTATCGATCACGAAATTAAACAATAATGAAGAAAAACTCATTCAACATCCACAATGTTAGATTCACATTAAAATTCTCAATAGTagatttatttataataaaaaagggGAAGTACAATCTATTAAAGGGGACATAAAGTCCGATATTGATCATGACAGCAATCATAACCAACAAACCTCAAACAACCAATATATACAAGATGTAACAAATCCATACTGAAACTCtgttttaaattaaaacaacaATGTCACTTCCACTCCAGCATAACTATAATAAGAAAAGACATTATTGTGAATTCACATTGAAACCCTGAAATCGATGGAATCCAAATAATAAAATTCACACAGTGCAACAGCCCGAGACCTCGGGAGGCATACTTCAGTGGCCTCTACATGATCACCCTTTTAGCTTCATCACGAGATTCCCTGAAACGATATGAACaaatatttttactaaaatATGTTAGTCTAATATAGCAACGCACAACAGATTACATGAATTTAGTTGTGGGAAGCAAATATGCACAGAACAGTACCTTTTCAAATAGGATTACACACAGAGTATGTCTTTGCGAGCCACCATTAGTAATTAATAATTGAAGATTTAGTGGCTAAATAAACCCAAAAAATGATGATGTTAAGCCACAGTCGATACATAAATGTATatctaaaaatcaaataaaataaaatagatgaTCTCAATTACCAGATGATTTTTTGGATGTGAGAAATCTTAGGCCACTCCTCTCCACTCGCTTTTGTGCAACGAGGGATAAGTTTCGGACATCTCCAGATGTAAAGATTCTGAAGTGGTACTTTGCTGAGGAAGTCTGGCAGTGTTTCTAGTGGACAGCAGTGAATAGTCAAGGAAGAAAGACAAGGCATGATTGCAGGAAATTTAGAATCCTCTTTCGCCCACCCGCTCACGCCTTCCCACTTTTTCCAAGCCCATATATCCTTAAAGCAGAGGTCTTTCAGTTTTGGGAATACTGCGGAGGATGATTTGAATGCTGCTTGGTCATCTTCTAGTCCCAAAAATTCGCCACCAACCTTTTCTATACGCCTCATAAACGATAGCTTCAGTCTTTCAAGGAAGGGCAATTTACCAAGAGGAGGCAAAGTTTCCCAATTTCCACAATCACCAAGAGTAAGGAATCTCAACCTGTTTAAACACGTCAACCATTTCGGCCAGGTGGGAGCCACAAACCTATTAATGCCTAAAGATTCCAAATCTTCTTGCGGTTGCAAGGCATTCAGTATTTGAATATTACTCTCTGGAGTCATAGGGGGCGCAAACGCCCAATGAATTTGGagattaaaaatttgtttgttgTCAACCAATGGTAGTTCCACAACCTCGCTTACATCATTCAAATCCCCCCTAACTGTTATTTTGAGACTGCCCCGAAGGTTGTTCAAGGTTCTCAGATCCCCAACTTTGAATGCTTCGTCATTGCGACCGAAAAAAACACTACACTCATCTAATGTTTGCAAACTTGTCAATCTCCCTATCCCTTTTGGCAAGTACTCCAGACGAATACAGTTTGCCACATAAAGATGCCTTAAGTTAATCAACTTGCTCATGTTACGAGGCAATTTTGAAAGTGAACCACAAAAACAAATGACCAAGGTATACAAATTGTATAAACTACAAATAGAGTCCGGTAATTTCTTCAAAAGATAATTGCCAGACAAATCAAGATGCCTCAAATGTACCAATTGACCAATCTCCTTTGGAAGTTCTTTAATGGAACTACCAAT
This window of the Malus domestica chromosome 03, GDT2T_hap1 genome carries:
- the LOC139194381 gene encoding peroxisome biogenesis protein 5-like, whose product is MQPRTQSSEFLRNFNSVDGNRLLDNAWDEIQSSQPEPMHVHQHDRIYDMRPHLQPTLDGPPQRVLSSFLHSFVESSRGGMPFRPTPLPVLGLSAGDKQCIRDRTSIMARHFFADKSEDFINGQVNALLSSLDIDSDVNSKGPLPARFRELDDYWNESQAITKPGAHAAQGWVTEFSQHRLDHGDPNTWAHSFERQPGANGWASEFEQRTSHSCCRREGIEVWDAGEGKELCLWCRRRRQAMAAMVGRCADSLEKRRRDMFGHMINKRSGCWTRQYPSITLLPIKSSGLVEI
- the LOC139194343 gene encoding uncharacterized protein, which encodes MHIRQMLLFNSERRGAAAPPLAGKQSQERRLNPPGSPGNWESRWFCETRNLHCAQGFFFNFKIQAKTTCRFGPGKKNVNFLLNGVVYCIRKLKEKTKWGTTGPHPHSNPTRFNYPYPFPIFHFTPPPLLPTRQNPPLPNFTFQNCLKSQEHKQPPRFVGCHQPQVQLSKITDSPRLQLSYVMERYYKKQCLNPSPNIPDSPPLPSNILGSPPPPSNIPSSLPSSIPGNAQQSEVTELDDMNLPIQLDNYIHDMKMHSEFSSLRGIRDLAKELVKTGRCESYMLVYKLLTLTLVLPVATASVERAFFAMKIVKTPLRNKIGDQ